The Candidatus Hamiltonella defensa 5AT (Acyrthosiphon pisum) DNA window ATAGATAGAAAATTTGTCCATCGGGGTGCCCCCAATGGCTGCCAGCGACCACCCAGGCCAGCGCAGCTGAATTGATCATGACTTCAAGGCTGATCAGCATAAAAATTAAATTACGGCGTATGAGCAGCCCTGTCAGTCCTAATGTAAACAAAATAGCGGCCAAAATTAGCCCGTGTTGCATAGGAATCATGCTGTTTTCTCCAATCATTTATTAGATCTGATACAAAATCGATGAAGGGCTCTGATTTCTGTGTTGCCCATTTTTTATCAAACAGTATCAGAGGATACCCATTGGGTTTTTAAGAGATATCTATTTTGTGTTGATCTATTTTTTTAAATGGTTTTTGACAGATCATTTTTTGATATTTTTTCCCCAAAAGACGTGGGCCTCTTTTTTTCTTCGAGTCTTTTTTTATTTTCTTTTCCTAAATGAAAAGCCACTACCAAACCAGCCAATAGCAGCATGGAGGCCAGTTCTACAGCAAGAATATAAGCGCTGAATAGGTGCACTCCGATGGATTTTGCGCTCACCCATGTTCCTATCATGCTTTCTCCTGAAAGCCCATGAAATCCTTTAAGCAACGCTAAGAGCAATAGGGAACAGAGCAAGCTGGGCCCCACCCAAAAAACCGGTTTTAACCCTACGCGTTCTTGTTTTTCTTCGGATTGTCCTAAATTGAGCATCATGACCACAAAGACAAAAAGCACCATAATGGCTCCGGCATACACGATAATTTCTAACGCCCCTGCCAAGTAAGCCCCTAGAGAGAAAAACACAACAGAAATCGCTAATAATGAAATGATGAGGTACAAAAGCGAGTGGATGGCATTGGTATGAAAAATAACCCGAACAGTAGCTAAGACAGACACCAACGCAGCGGTATAAAAAGAAAATTCCAATGTCACGATCTCCAACTTTAAATGAATAAGAGCCACAAAAGATTTTTAAAAAAGATGACAATAAATCGGCATTTTAAACTCATTTTTGATCACGATTAGCCGATATGATTCAGAAAAAAGCTTTATGGCATTAAGCTTTTCACATCAATTGGCTTGTCTTCATTCTCAGCATCGCCTTTTTGTTTGCCTTCTATTTCCATACCCGAGACACGATAAAAATTGTATTGAGGGTATTTTCCAGGGCCGCTGATCAATAGGTCTTCTTTTTCATAAACAAGGTCTTGGCGTTTAAATTCTCCCATTTCAAAATCAGGCGTTAATTGAATGGCTGTAGTAGGGCAAGCTTCTTCACATAAACCGCAAAAAATACAACGAGAAAAGTTAATTCGAAAAAATTCGGGATACCATCGCCCATCTTTTTTTTCCGCTTTTTGTAATGAAATACACCCTACGGGACAGGCCACGGCACAGAGATTGCAGGCGACACAACGTTCTTCGCCATCAGGATCACGCGTGAGCACGATGCGCCCTCGATAACGGGGGGGTAAATAAACTGGTTTTTCAGGATACATCTGCGTTTCTCTTTTATGAAACGCATGCAAGCCTATCATCCACAAGCTTCGCAACTGAGTGGCAAGGCCTAATAAAAGTTTTTTAAAAGTCATGTTGTTCCCTTTCTGAAATAATTTCAGAGGTCAAACCCAGCGCCTGAGAGAAGATAGGCGTTGAAAACAGGCGGTTAAGAGCCTTTTGATAAAATGACCGCCGCAGTGACCAGCAAGTTCAATAGTGTTAATGGCAGACATATTGTCCAGCCAAAAGACATCACTTGATCATAACGAGGACGAGGTAAAGACGCTCGAATTAAAATAAACATCATCATAAAAAAACCGGTTTTCAGAGCAAACCAAATGACGGGCGGTAACCAGGAGCCGTACCATCCTCCAAAAAATAATGTCACTATGAGTGCTGAGACAGTCACAATGCCGATGTATTCACCGACAAAAAACAATCCAAATTTCATGCCAGAATATTCAATATGATAACCATCGGCCAGCTCTTGCTCTGCTTCTGGTTGATCGAAGGGATGTCGATGGCAAACCGCCACCGCCGCGATCAAAAAGGTGATAAAACCAAAAAATTGAGGGATGACGTTCCAAAGGTGGGCTTGTGAATGAACGATATCACGTAGGTTGAAAGAACCGGCTTGAGCCACAACCCCCATCAGCGCTAATCCAATAAAAACTTCGTAGCTTAAGGTTTGTGCAGAAGCGCGCATCGCGCCCAATAGAGCATATTTATTGTTGCTGGACCAGCCGGCAAATAAAACGGCATACACCGCTAAACCGGCCATCATTAAAAAGAAGAGTATACCGATATTGAGATCAGCGACCCCCCAGGTCGGGCTAACAGGCACAATAGCAAAGGCCAACAGCAAGGAAGTGAAAGCAATCATAGGCGCCAGAGTAAAAATGACTTTGTCAGAGAAGGGGGGGGTCCAGTCTTCTTTAAAGAACATTTTCAGCATGTCTGCGACGAGTTGAAGTGATCCGCCCCAACCCACTCTGTTTGGCCCGTAGCGATTTTGAAATAAACCCAGCAGTCGGCGTTCAGCAAAACTCATAAAGGCCCCGCAAAAAACCACGACAACCAAAATCAAGACCGCTTTTAAGACTTCGATCAAAATAGGCATAAACTCAAACGCGGATTCACTCACAAGGACACCTCACGTAACTGTTCAATAGAGCAGCCCACCCAAAAAGGGGGGATACCTGGTAAACCAAGCGGTAGACCGATTTGACCTGGGGAAAGGTGATGACTTAAAAGCAACGGCAAACGAAGTGTTTGACCGGCACAGATGAATTCCATTTCCTGATCGGCGTGTAAACCCAGTTCTCTGGCTTCTTCTCTATTAAGGACGAAGTAGGGATCAGGCATTCTTTTCTGAATGACTTCTGC harbors:
- the nuoK gene encoding NADH-quinone oxidoreductase subunit NuoK codes for the protein MIPMQHGLILAAILFTLGLTGLLIRRNLIFMLISLEVMINSAALAWVVAGSHWGHPDGQIFYLLAITLAAAEASIGLALLLQLYRRHHTLNIDILSEMRG
- the nuoJ gene encoding NADH-quinone oxidoreductase subunit J, giving the protein MEFSFYTAALVSVLATVRVIFHTNAIHSLLYLIISLLAISVVFFSLGAYLAGALEIIVYAGAIMVLFVFVVMMLNLGQSEEKQERVGLKPVFWVGPSLLCSLLLLALLKGFHGLSGESMIGTWVSAKSIGVHLFSAYILAVELASMLLLAGLVVAFHLGKENKKRLEEKKRPTSFGEKISKNDLSKTI
- the nuoH gene encoding NADH-quinone oxidoreductase subunit NuoH; its protein translation is MPILIEVLKAVLILVVVVFCGAFMSFAERRLLGLFQNRYGPNRVGWGGSLQLVADMLKMFFKEDWTPPFSDKVIFTLAPMIAFTSLLLAFAIVPVSPTWGVADLNIGILFFLMMAGLAVYAVLFAGWSSNNKYALLGAMRASAQTLSYEVFIGLALMGVVAQAGSFNLRDIVHSQAHLWNVIPQFFGFITFLIAAVAVCHRHPFDQPEAEQELADGYHIEYSGMKFGLFFVGEYIGIVTVSALIVTLFFGGWYGSWLPPVIWFALKTGFFMMMFILIRASLPRPRYDQVMSFGWTICLPLTLLNLLVTAAVILSKGS
- the nuoI gene encoding NADH-quinone oxidoreductase subunit NuoI yields the protein MTFKKLLLGLATQLRSLWMIGLHAFHKRETQMYPEKPVYLPPRYRGRIVLTRDPDGEERCVACNLCAVACPVGCISLQKAEKKDGRWYPEFFRINFSRCIFCGLCEEACPTTAIQLTPDFEMGEFKRQDLVYEKEDLLISGPGKYPQYNFYRVSGMEIEGKQKGDAENEDKPIDVKSLMP